A genomic region of Thermoflexus sp. contains the following coding sequences:
- the selB gene encoding selenocysteine-specific translation elongation factor produces the protein MPVIATAGHVDHGKSALVEALTGIHPDRLKEEQIREMTIDLGFAWLILPDGETVGIVDVPGHMDFIENMLAGVGGIDAALLVIAADEGVMPQTREHFAILTLLEVCSGVVALNKIDLVDEEWRALVEEDIRAMLQGTCWASAPVIPVSARTREGLERLVEALQETLRSRPPRPDLGRARLSIDRAFTMPGFGTVVTGTLLDGCFRIGEEVEIWPSGLRARIRGLQSYRRRVEQALPGSRTAINLSGIAPEDLRRGDWVTVLGVFQPTQLLDVYLIHWEGSPRPLSHFAEVKFFHGAAQILARVRLLDREELRPGESGLAQIVLSRPTVAAPGDRFILRWPSPSMTLGGGEILDVHPERRHRRFRSEVLSTLRALHQADPITRLRVWLESAGLLPLPEASQRLALPLGRARELLERLTAEGAAVPLGEGLWAAPNWPERAIRQLIEQVEAYHRQNPLRPGMPREEARSRLGWPPAVFEAAVRAAVMKGLLEEAGPLIRRSGFQVRLNEAQARQVEACLARIRRDPWHPPTPREIEAMLGRDLFQVLLDEGRLVRLNDEVILLMETWQEAVERIRAYLQARGTISAAEARDWLGTNRKIAVAILEKMDALGITRRVGDVRVLAQGPGAGMET, from the coding sequence ATGCCTGTGATCGCCACGGCTGGCCACGTCGACCATGGGAAATCGGCCCTTGTGGAGGCCCTCACCGGCATCCATCCGGATCGTCTGAAGGAAGAACAGATCCGGGAGATGACGATTGACCTGGGCTTCGCATGGCTTATCCTGCCGGATGGGGAGACGGTGGGGATCGTGGACGTGCCGGGCCATATGGACTTCATCGAGAACATGCTGGCCGGGGTGGGGGGCATTGATGCCGCTCTCCTGGTGATCGCGGCCGACGAGGGCGTGATGCCGCAAACACGGGAGCATTTCGCCATCCTCACCCTCCTCGAGGTCTGCAGCGGCGTGGTGGCCCTGAATAAGATCGACCTCGTGGATGAGGAATGGCGGGCGCTGGTGGAAGAAGACATCCGCGCCATGCTCCAGGGGACCTGCTGGGCGAGCGCCCCGGTGATCCCAGTGTCCGCCCGCACCCGAGAGGGTCTGGAACGGCTGGTGGAAGCCCTCCAGGAGACCCTGCGAAGCCGCCCCCCACGCCCCGATCTGGGGCGGGCGCGCCTCTCCATCGATCGGGCGTTCACGATGCCAGGCTTCGGGACGGTCGTGACCGGGACGCTGCTGGATGGTTGCTTTCGGATCGGGGAGGAGGTGGAGATCTGGCCCTCGGGGCTTCGGGCCCGCATCCGGGGTTTGCAGTCCTATCGCCGTCGAGTAGAGCAGGCTCTCCCAGGCTCCCGGACGGCCATCAATCTCAGCGGGATCGCTCCGGAAGACCTCCGTCGGGGAGATTGGGTGACGGTCTTAGGAGTGTTCCAGCCAACCCAGCTTCTGGATGTGTATTTGATCCACTGGGAAGGATCCCCTCGCCCTCTTTCCCATTTCGCTGAGGTGAAATTCTTCCACGGAGCGGCCCAGATCCTGGCCCGGGTCCGGTTGCTGGATCGGGAGGAGCTGCGGCCGGGGGAATCCGGGTTGGCCCAGATCGTCCTCAGCCGTCCGACGGTTGCCGCCCCCGGAGATCGCTTCATTCTCCGCTGGCCCTCCCCCTCGATGACCCTGGGGGGCGGCGAGATCCTGGATGTGCATCCAGAGCGACGCCACCGTCGGTTCCGTTCGGAGGTTCTCTCTACGCTGCGCGCCCTCCACCAGGCGGATCCGATCACCCGGTTGCGGGTCTGGCTGGAAAGCGCGGGGCTCCTCCCGCTGCCGGAGGCTTCCCAACGGCTGGCGTTGCCCCTCGGGCGGGCCCGGGAGCTCCTGGAGCGTCTGACAGCGGAGGGTGCGGCGGTTCCCCTGGGAGAGGGCCTCTGGGCGGCGCCCAACTGGCCGGAGCGGGCGATCCGACAGCTCATCGAGCAGGTGGAAGCTTACCATCGGCAGAACCCCTTGCGTCCAGGCATGCCGCGAGAGGAAGCGCGGAGCCGGTTGGGATGGCCGCCGGCGGTGTTCGAGGCGGCGGTGCGGGCCGCGGTGATGAAAGGCCTCCTGGAAGAAGCCGGGCCGTTGATCCGGCGGTCCGGCTTTCAGGTTCGCCTGAATGAGGCACAAGCCCGGCAGGTGGAGGCCTGTCTCGCCAGGATCCGACGGGATCCATGGCATCCGCCTACCCCCCGGGAGATCGAAGCCATGCTGGGCCGGGATCTTTTCCAGGTCCTGCTGGACGAAGGCCGTCTGGTCCGCCTGAACGATGAGGTCATCCTGCTCATGGAAACCTGGCAGGAAGCCGTCGAGCGCATCCGGGCCTATCTCCAGGCCCGCGGGACGATTTCCGCAGCGGAGGCGCGGGATTGGCTGGGGACCAATCGCAAGATCGCGGTGGCCATCCTGGAAAAGATGGACGCCCTGGGGATCACCCGGCGGGTGGGGGACGTGCGGGTGCTGGCCCAGGGCCCCGGAGCGGGCATGGAGACCTGA
- the mutL gene encoding DNA mismatch repair endonuclease MutL, with protein sequence MRSPNELPVIRVLDPDVAARIAAGEVIERPASVVKELIENALDAGATVIQVEAREGGFALIRVADNGHGIPRDQAPLALARFATSKIRTAEDLSRVRTLGFRGEALPSIAAVARVEILTRTPGETEGTRLIAEEGQCAVHPAASPPGTVVTVRDLFYNTPARRRFLKSPFREAERIRETVYRYALGYPQVAFRLIIDGREVLMAPPGTLLERAAIIWGREVADELIPVSWEVADLRIHGLISRPTLGRASRAFQHFYVNGRPVRSGLLAVALERPYAGRLPAGRYPLAILHIELPPSFVDVNVHPQKAEVRFSQERSVYWGVSQAVQTALAGFPYPEGLPTPWPVEEPPPMRRLGEPTMEYSRPPRWRALGQLLQSYILAQSEEGLIVVDQHAAHEQVIFERLWSGSPSTPLPSPAVLAFSPREAEQLEMELETLRSLGIDIEPFGGNTFVVRALPAPLASVSVHILLNAVLEEIPALRRGGGDPRERIAMRLACAAAVKAGDGLSPEEMQALLDALLEAWSPSTCPHGRPAWFLLSREEIERRFLRR encoded by the coding sequence ATGCGATCCCCAAATGAACTCCCGGTGATCCGGGTTCTGGATCCAGACGTGGCGGCCCGGATCGCGGCGGGGGAGGTCATCGAACGGCCCGCCTCGGTGGTGAAGGAGCTGATCGAGAACGCGCTGGACGCGGGGGCCACTGTCATCCAGGTTGAGGCCCGGGAAGGGGGCTTTGCGCTGATCCGCGTGGCCGACAACGGCCACGGCATCCCCCGGGATCAGGCGCCGCTGGCCCTGGCCCGTTTCGCCACCAGCAAGATCCGGACGGCCGAGGACCTGAGCCGCGTGCGCACCCTGGGCTTTCGCGGGGAAGCGCTGCCCAGCATCGCCGCGGTGGCCCGGGTGGAGATCCTCACCCGCACCCCCGGGGAAACCGAGGGCACCCGCCTGATCGCGGAGGAAGGCCAGTGCGCCGTGCATCCGGCCGCCAGTCCCCCAGGGACCGTGGTAACAGTCCGGGACCTCTTCTACAACACCCCAGCCCGACGTCGCTTTCTCAAATCCCCCTTCCGGGAAGCCGAACGGATTCGGGAAACCGTTTACCGCTACGCCCTGGGCTACCCCCAGGTCGCGTTCCGGCTGATCATCGATGGCCGGGAAGTCCTGATGGCGCCGCCCGGGACCCTGCTGGAACGGGCGGCGATCATCTGGGGGCGAGAGGTCGCTGACGAGCTGATCCCGGTGTCCTGGGAGGTGGCGGATCTCCGGATCCACGGTCTGATCTCCCGGCCCACCCTGGGACGGGCTTCCCGAGCCTTCCAGCATTTCTATGTCAACGGGCGGCCGGTGCGCAGCGGATTGCTGGCGGTGGCGCTGGAGCGACCCTACGCCGGGCGGCTGCCCGCCGGCCGCTATCCCCTGGCGATCCTCCACATCGAGCTCCCCCCTTCGTTCGTGGACGTGAACGTCCATCCGCAGAAAGCAGAGGTGCGGTTCTCCCAGGAGCGCTCGGTTTACTGGGGAGTGAGCCAGGCGGTGCAGACCGCCCTGGCCGGCTTCCCCTATCCAGAAGGACTCCCCACGCCGTGGCCGGTTGAGGAGCCGCCGCCGATGCGGCGGCTGGGAGAGCCGACGATGGAATACAGCCGGCCGCCCCGATGGCGGGCGCTGGGCCAGCTGCTCCAGAGCTATATCCTGGCTCAGAGCGAAGAGGGGCTTATTGTGGTGGATCAGCACGCCGCCCATGAGCAGGTGATTTTCGAGCGGCTATGGTCCGGAAGCCCCTCAACCCCCCTGCCCTCCCCTGCGGTCCTTGCTTTCTCCCCTCGGGAAGCCGAGCAGCTGGAGATGGAGCTGGAGACCCTGCGAAGCCTGGGGATCGACATCGAGCCCTTTGGAGGGAACACCTTTGTGGTCCGAGCCCTGCCCGCTCCGCTGGCAAGCGTATCCGTCCACATCCTGCTGAACGCTGTGCTGGAGGAGATCCCGGCGCTCCGGCGAGGGGGCGGCGATCCCCGGGAGCGGATCGCCATGCGTCTGGCATGCGCAGCCGCCGTCAAAGCCGGCGACGGCCTTTCCCCCGAGGAAATGCAGGCCCTTCTCGATGCCCTGTTAGAAGCCTGGTCCCCGTCCACCTGCCCCCATGGCCGCCCGGCCTGGTTCCTCCTGAGCCGGGAGGAGATCGAGCGCCGGTTCCTGCGTCGCTAA